The following coding sequences are from one Granulicella arctica window:
- a CDS encoding tetratricopeptide repeat protein: MPNLPLHLPFIFALALAVLLPATHTFGQEATCPKVSTRTATPADTAYAEGIYPNAEELYTQQIVQQPHDAELTAGLIRTLLHEGKIPKAIATLDAVLPGSPDSVPLLTAEAEVQLRQGQPWLAAQSLQTIATSNPCYARAHLIRSRIFRIDSMYSSERKEIQSAYDIDPTDPEIRRAWVRTVSPTNDILSIQQSLSSTNEMTPEVKTMAEASARSMLSLLSENSQTCQILPTIPSATLPLLPSMRDGKNIDAYRLEVQFPQTKSTLQVDTAASGLYISRALADANGLKSNDSTPSGTVHADRIQVGPFEFRDCTVGVSETPFAGNGDGFIGMDLFAPYLITLDYTHAKLTLAPLPPQASSLPGDRSDAAELRGFSPVYHRQHYLLVPVLLNNKERRLFVLDSGIRFSTMTSEVAHSVSSTKMNFTNAVQTTSGATIQVYRDNFNLEFANLLIPHQPHMLEMNTSAVERTTGLQIGGMLGFDLLHSMTIHLDYRDGLVRFESMDPQVSAAETSTSSTAGVASAAPASQPICQHLEDTVHPISSTIEARTTGFWDSRHLKAGSSISVQVIQGWTSPGCTLSPNAILYGHVMASTFSKTSGDAQFALTFDHGDCDGQGKKQLAISTLGLLAPPGEFQGLHNALPTELGRGSTRQISDVASAMGTANDQNLNPGGAPGTIRPGAVLGIPKLKLQPEAGPGCSTLLTTPNQSVQLGQGTQFVMMLQATP, encoded by the coding sequence ATGCCTAATCTTCCGCTCCATCTGCCGTTCATCTTCGCGCTAGCCTTAGCGGTACTCCTCCCAGCGACTCATACCTTTGGACAGGAAGCTACCTGTCCCAAAGTATCAACACGAACTGCTACACCGGCCGACACAGCTTATGCGGAAGGAATCTACCCGAACGCTGAAGAGCTATACACGCAACAGATCGTGCAGCAGCCACATGATGCTGAGTTGACCGCCGGTCTCATACGAACGCTGCTTCACGAAGGGAAAATCCCGAAGGCTATTGCGACCCTCGATGCGGTCCTGCCAGGCAGCCCCGACTCTGTACCTCTGCTTACCGCTGAAGCTGAAGTGCAGCTTCGCCAGGGCCAACCTTGGCTTGCAGCACAAAGCCTCCAGACCATAGCTACATCCAACCCGTGCTACGCGCGCGCTCACCTTATCCGCAGCCGTATCTTTCGTATCGACTCCATGTACAGTTCGGAACGTAAGGAGATCCAGAGCGCCTATGATATCGATCCGACCGATCCCGAGATCCGGCGAGCATGGGTGAGGACCGTCTCGCCGACGAACGACATTCTTAGCATCCAGCAGTCGCTGTCCTCCACCAACGAGATGACCCCGGAGGTGAAGACGATGGCCGAAGCCTCAGCCCGGTCCATGCTGTCTCTTCTTTCAGAAAACTCCCAGACCTGCCAGATATTGCCGACGATTCCGTCAGCCACCCTGCCGCTGCTCCCTTCAATGCGCGACGGTAAGAATATCGACGCGTATCGCCTTGAGGTGCAATTCCCTCAAACGAAATCCACTCTGCAGGTCGACACGGCAGCTTCAGGCCTTTATATCAGTCGAGCATTAGCCGACGCGAACGGCCTGAAGTCTAATGACAGCACTCCATCCGGCACGGTCCATGCCGACCGTATACAAGTAGGGCCTTTCGAATTCAGGGACTGCACTGTCGGCGTTAGCGAGACACCCTTTGCAGGTAATGGAGACGGCTTCATCGGCATGGATCTCTTCGCTCCTTACCTCATCACCCTCGACTACACGCATGCGAAACTAACCTTGGCTCCACTCCCGCCGCAAGCCAGTTCCCTACCCGGCGATCGCTCCGATGCAGCGGAGTTGCGTGGCTTCAGCCCTGTCTATCACCGACAGCACTATCTACTCGTCCCAGTCTTGTTGAACAACAAAGAGCGTCGGCTCTTCGTACTTGACTCTGGCATTCGTTTCAGCACGATGACCTCCGAGGTAGCGCACTCCGTCTCGTCAACCAAAATGAATTTTACCAACGCAGTGCAAACCACCTCCGGTGCAACGATTCAGGTCTATCGGGACAACTTCAATCTGGAGTTTGCGAATCTGCTCATACCCCACCAACCTCACATGCTCGAGATGAATACCTCCGCCGTCGAACGAACGACCGGATTGCAGATCGGCGGCATGCTCGGCTTTGACCTGCTGCACTCCATGACCATCCATTTGGATTACCGCGATGGATTGGTGAGGTTTGAGTCGATGGACCCGCAGGTCTCCGCCGCAGAAACCTCGACCTCTTCGACTGCCGGTGTCGCCTCCGCAGCGCCTGCCAGCCAGCCCATTTGCCAGCATCTCGAAGACACAGTCCATCCGATATCCTCAACTATCGAGGCACGAACGACGGGCTTCTGGGATTCCAGGCACCTGAAAGCCGGTTCCTCCATCTCTGTACAGGTGATACAGGGTTGGACCTCGCCCGGATGCACCCTCTCTCCCAATGCCATACTCTACGGCCACGTCATGGCGTCGACATTCTCCAAGACCTCTGGAGACGCCCAGTTTGCCCTCACCTTCGATCACGGCGACTGCGATGGGCAAGGCAAGAAGCAACTGGCAATCAGCACTCTCGGTCTGCTCGCACCGCCCGGAGAGTTCCAGGGACTTCACAACGCACTTCCAACGGAATTGGGACGAGGATCGACTCGCCAGATCTCCGATGTAGCTTCTGCCATGGGTACGGCAAACGACCAGAACCTCAATCCTGGTGGCGCACCCGGCACAATTCGTCCAGGTGCCGTCCTCGGCATTCCTAAACTGAAGCTCCAACCCGAGGCTGGTCCCGGCTGTAGCACTCTGCTTACAACTCCAAACCAAAGCGTCCAGCTCGGTCAGGGCACGCAGTTTGTCATGATGTTACAAGCAACCCCCTGA
- a CDS encoding ABC transporter ATP-binding protein, whose translation MIELKNLERSYKTGHTETWVLRRVNLTIREGEFVTVMGPSGAGKSSLLNVLAMLDDQWRGEFSFEDQAVHAMNRKQRAELARRRIGMVFQSYHLLDDLTVAENIDLPLSYKDIPRSERQALVADTLDRFHIVGKKDLYPSQLSGGQQQLVGVARAVIHKPSLLLADEPTGNLHSEQSREIMELFRKLNQEGTTIVQVTHAEANAAYGTRVIELRDGWLSHDTAGLLAEVRS comes from the coding sequence ATGATCGAACTGAAGAACCTGGAACGCAGCTATAAGACGGGGCACACCGAGACCTGGGTGCTGCGCAGGGTGAACCTGACGATTCGCGAAGGTGAGTTTGTAACCGTGATGGGTCCGTCCGGGGCGGGGAAGTCGTCGCTGCTGAATGTGCTGGCGATGCTAGATGACCAATGGCGGGGCGAGTTTAGTTTCGAGGATCAGGCGGTACACGCAATGAACCGCAAGCAGCGGGCAGAGCTAGCTCGACGCCGCATTGGCATGGTGTTCCAAAGCTATCATCTGTTGGATGATTTGACCGTTGCTGAGAATATCGATCTGCCGCTTTCTTACAAGGACATTCCGCGATCGGAGCGGCAGGCGCTTGTGGCGGATACGTTGGACAGGTTCCACATTGTGGGTAAGAAGGATCTCTATCCAAGCCAGCTTTCCGGGGGGCAGCAGCAGCTGGTGGGGGTGGCGCGAGCGGTGATCCACAAGCCTTCGCTGCTGCTGGCGGATGAGCCGACGGGTAATCTGCATTCGGAGCAGTCGCGGGAGATTATGGAGCTTTTTCGAAAGCTGAACCAAGAGGGTACGACCATCGTGCAGGTGACGCATGCGGAGGCCAATGCGGCGTATGGAACAAGGGTGATCGAGCTACGGGATGGCTGGTTGTCGCACGATACGGCAGGTCTGCTCGCGGAGGTTCGGTCTTGA
- a CDS encoding sensor histidine kinase, whose translation MQWIVVFAVIAAWWFAVTLLTEQIVRPLQTLSNVVAALREDDYSFRARGGRRNDALGDLALEINALASMLQGQRAGALEAMALVERVMSSMQSPVLAFDPNGRLKLLNEAAEHAFGLKKGLALHQGAHELMLDYLLETADDGVLSLGATQQTTRWVVKRSGFRLRGIPHTLFVLSDVSVALREEERVAWERLIRVLGHEINNSLAPIKSIAGSLRDRLAALPLGATEHEDFERGLEVIANRAESLNRFLQAYRQLMGLPAPALARFPLAGLVRQAAALETRLTVVDLGGPSIMVMADADQIQQALINLLRNAAEAALGPDTRSDVEPLVDIGWELDGAEIVLAIRDNGPGLLNEANLFVPFYTTKPDGTGIGLVLVKQIAEGHQGSVRLKNRSDGTGCVVEFRIPYRHEA comes from the coding sequence ATGCAGTGGATCGTCGTGTTCGCGGTCATCGCGGCCTGGTGGTTTGCCGTTACCTTGTTGACGGAACAGATTGTACGGCCGCTCCAGACTCTATCGAATGTGGTGGCCGCCTTGCGAGAGGATGACTACTCCTTTCGGGCACGCGGTGGCCGCAGGAATGATGCCCTCGGCGACCTTGCGCTCGAAATCAATGCACTTGCGAGCATGTTGCAGGGACAACGTGCGGGCGCGCTGGAGGCGATGGCGCTCGTGGAGCGCGTTATGAGCTCGATGCAGTCGCCTGTATTGGCGTTCGATCCGAACGGACGGTTGAAGTTGCTGAACGAGGCGGCGGAGCACGCATTCGGTTTGAAAAAGGGACTTGCACTGCATCAAGGTGCGCACGAATTGATGCTGGACTACTTGTTGGAGACTGCTGATGATGGGGTCCTTTCGCTCGGCGCTACACAGCAGACTACGCGATGGGTGGTGAAGCGAAGCGGTTTCCGGCTGCGCGGTATTCCCCATACCCTCTTCGTGCTGTCTGATGTCAGCGTGGCTTTGAGAGAGGAGGAGCGGGTTGCGTGGGAGCGCCTGATTCGCGTGCTTGGACACGAAATCAATAACTCTCTCGCACCGATCAAGTCGATCGCGGGGAGTCTCCGAGATAGATTGGCAGCGCTACCTCTCGGCGCCACCGAGCATGAGGATTTCGAACGCGGTTTAGAGGTCATTGCAAACCGTGCGGAGTCTCTGAACCGTTTTCTGCAAGCGTATCGGCAGCTGATGGGATTGCCTGCGCCTGCGCTCGCGAGGTTTCCGCTTGCCGGGCTGGTGAGACAAGCGGCGGCGCTTGAGACTCGGCTGACCGTTGTTGATCTTGGTGGTCCGTCCATCATGGTTATGGCAGACGCAGACCAGATACAGCAAGCGTTGATCAATCTCCTTCGGAACGCCGCGGAGGCGGCACTTGGTCCTGATACTCGGAGCGATGTAGAGCCACTGGTTGACATAGGGTGGGAACTTGACGGGGCGGAGATTGTCCTTGCGATTCGTGATAACGGTCCAGGATTGCTGAATGAAGCAAACCTTTTCGTACCTTTTTATACGACCAAACCTGACGGCACAGGTATCGGGCTTGTTCTGGTGAAGCAGATTGCTGAAGGGCACCAGGGATCAGTGCGGTTGAAGAACCGGAGTGATGGTACGGGGTGTGTCGTTGAGTTTCGTATACCGTACCGGCATGAGGCCTGA
- a CDS encoding glycosyltransferase family 39 protein: MSTLIAKRERWAWFAAAALLLIMICEIALSTRQASASWDEGDHIFSGYMNWKHREYSLNPEHPPLVKLVATLPLLGLDLRIAPRQGRFFKDEAYYGGRELLFRNDPRYGGYYTADSLLFRVHMAVSIFALLLASLLFLAGREMFGTAAGLIAMILFVFDPTILTNAPFVTTDSGATCLFFASVYAFYRYVKAPSGQRVLVCGLTFGLTLVSKHSGILLLPILLLLATGELSGKWYERRKSILRDTIHLGAALFAMAALAIFVLWGVYSFRYAMQPSGVSMPGLDHQASGLTTIPAHVILFCAHHHLLPESYLYGLIDVQRVAAFMPTYIFGKLYAHGQWFYFPVALSLKCSVGVLGLLLLAVFAFATGFVRKPREVYFLALPAVFYLAVAMAGPLNIGVRHVLPVFPFAFALAGGGACLLLQQKRLWIYPIAIFLLCHAIDSVRMFPNYMPYANILWGGPTKTHLYLSDSATDWGQELKWTKQYLDANNVHECWFAYFPAPFLLPSDYGVPCKLLPTADTHGQVDIDVPPTIHGPVLISFADLNGFEFGSKVLNPYQTFFERKPDAVIANGIAVFNGDFTVPQVASLQPLWRAQALLDSKNHLGALHFAEAALAIDPANFEGQVAAGDALHALERNSEAQVHYLTAKKMVEAMELSSQQQWAPVLDKKLAALGITVHA, from the coding sequence GTGAGCACCTTGATAGCAAAGCGTGAACGATGGGCTTGGTTTGCAGCTGCGGCGTTGCTTCTCATCATGATCTGTGAAATAGCTCTCTCGACACGACAGGCCTCGGCAAGCTGGGACGAAGGGGATCACATCTTCTCTGGCTACATGAATTGGAAGCACCGAGAGTACAGCCTCAACCCCGAACATCCCCCACTTGTAAAACTCGTGGCTACACTCCCTTTACTAGGGCTTGACCTGAGAATCGCTCCTCGGCAGGGGCGATTCTTTAAGGACGAGGCGTACTACGGCGGCCGCGAGTTGCTATTTCGCAACGATCCTCGGTACGGTGGCTACTACACAGCCGACTCCCTGCTGTTTCGTGTCCATATGGCCGTTTCAATCTTTGCTCTGCTCTTAGCCTCCCTGCTTTTTCTGGCGGGTCGTGAGATGTTCGGCACGGCCGCTGGCCTGATCGCGATGATTCTCTTTGTCTTCGATCCAACCATCCTCACGAACGCACCTTTTGTAACCACTGACTCGGGTGCGACCTGTCTCTTCTTCGCCTCTGTGTATGCGTTCTATCGGTACGTCAAGGCACCATCCGGACAACGAGTCCTCGTCTGCGGCCTCACCTTCGGCCTCACTCTCGTGTCGAAGCACTCCGGCATTCTGCTCTTACCAATTCTCCTTTTGCTTGCAACAGGAGAGCTCTCCGGCAAGTGGTATGAACGCCGCAAGTCAATCCTGAGAGACACAATTCACCTCGGTGCTGCACTATTCGCGATGGCCGCCCTCGCCATCTTCGTCCTCTGGGGCGTATACAGCTTTCGCTATGCGATGCAACCGAGCGGTGTCAGCATGCCCGGACTTGACCATCAGGCCTCAGGTCTCACGACAATTCCTGCTCATGTCATTCTTTTCTGTGCGCACCATCATCTGCTCCCCGAAAGTTACCTCTATGGGCTGATTGATGTGCAACGGGTAGCGGCGTTCATGCCGACCTACATCTTTGGCAAGCTTTATGCCCATGGGCAATGGTTCTACTTTCCAGTGGCTCTCTCACTGAAATGCTCCGTTGGCGTCCTTGGTCTCCTGTTGCTGGCTGTCTTCGCCTTCGCCACAGGCTTCGTACGGAAACCACGCGAAGTCTACTTTCTTGCCTTACCAGCTGTCTTTTATCTAGCTGTCGCGATGGCGGGACCATTGAACATTGGAGTGCGCCATGTTCTCCCCGTCTTCCCATTTGCCTTTGCGCTGGCTGGCGGCGGAGCGTGCTTACTCCTGCAGCAGAAACGCTTGTGGATCTATCCGATCGCCATTTTCCTCCTTTGCCATGCAATCGATTCAGTCCGCATGTTTCCGAACTACATGCCCTACGCCAACATCCTATGGGGCGGACCCACTAAGACTCACCTCTACCTCTCCGACTCGGCTACCGACTGGGGTCAGGAGCTCAAATGGACGAAGCAATATCTTGACGCAAACAACGTGCATGAGTGCTGGTTTGCTTACTTCCCCGCTCCATTCCTCCTTCCTTCGGACTACGGTGTTCCCTGCAAACTCCTCCCAACCGCCGATACGCATGGCCAAGTGGACATTGATGTTCCGCCGACCATTCACGGACCTGTCTTGATAAGCTTCGCCGATCTAAATGGCTTTGAGTTTGGTTCAAAAGTTCTAAATCCCTATCAGACTTTTTTCGAACGCAAACCTGATGCCGTCATTGCAAACGGGATAGCCGTCTTCAACGGAGACTTTACCGTTCCGCAGGTCGCCTCGCTGCAGCCATTGTGGAGGGCTCAGGCACTTCTTGATTCGAAAAATCACCTAGGCGCTCTCCACTTCGCAGAAGCTGCGCTGGCGATTGATCCTGCCAATTTCGAGGGTCAGGTTGCAGCAGGTGATGCTCTCCATGCGCTTGAACGCAACTCCGAGGCGCAAGTGCACTACCTCACTGCAAAGAAAATGGTCGAAGCGATGGAGCTTTCATCGCAGCAACAATGGGCACCTGTTCTCGACAAGAAACTCGCCGCCCTGGGGATCACAGTCCATGCCTAA
- a CDS encoding TolC family protein, producing the protein MGQVATSPALRLDIPHSYNPISTYRATLVPRPNLANSARIDALVQNGVLELSLRDAVALALENNLDLAIARYNLPIAQADILRTQAGGTFRGVNTGVVQNTPGGGVGGFGSGSSGAGAGGTSGGAGGAGAGASGLVSSTLGTGTSVSSYDPDITGNFNIEHYTEPLSNQQIYGVPTLQQNTTVGDIGYVQAFPTGTTFSASFSNNRATTNSPFSYLNPTLNTYYHFGVQQQLLAGFGLGPNLRFLRIAKNNQRISDEAFRLQVVTTVTQIADMYWDLVAAYEDEQVKTRSLEFAQQALDSGRKQLALQAIPAMDVMKDEAEVASREQDLTIAKTTLEFQELLIKNALTKNLDDPILEAMPVRPTDKSSAGADQTQGLGTLAVGRLRTENIITRALHDRLELGESDIDLDNRRLSRDAARNALLPTVTLTASYAGTGLAGLQNPVAGLTSTAPTGFGGAVTDAFNNSAPDYYVGLQVNIPLRNRVAKSDQYRAELETRQSELRQQQLRKQIRIEVRNAQYSLEQSEARVTSARKGRDLAQKTFDITAKEQELGAGSNYQTLTARRDLAASESTLVAALTAYQKAKIELDRSVGSTLDANDISIESAKTGIAPVRQSGGQ; encoded by the coding sequence ATGGGACAGGTGGCAACCTCGCCGGCGCTACGGTTGGATATACCGCATTCGTACAATCCAATCAGTACGTATCGGGCGACCCTGGTGCCCCGCCCGAACCTGGCGAACTCTGCAAGGATCGATGCGCTTGTACAGAACGGGGTTCTGGAGTTGAGCTTGCGCGATGCGGTCGCGTTGGCGCTCGAGAATAATCTCGATCTGGCGATTGCGCGCTATAACCTGCCGATTGCGCAGGCCGATATTTTGCGGACGCAGGCGGGCGGTACGTTTCGCGGTGTAAATACCGGAGTGGTCCAGAACACCCCGGGTGGTGGTGTTGGTGGCTTTGGATCAGGCTCGAGCGGTGCAGGCGCTGGTGGAACTTCGGGCGGTGCAGGCGGTGCAGGAGCGGGCGCTTCTGGCCTGGTGTCTTCTACGTTAGGAACGGGAACGAGTGTTTCGTCCTATGATCCGGATATCACGGGAAACTTCAACATCGAGCACTACACGGAGCCGTTGTCGAATCAACAGATCTATGGAGTTCCCACGCTGCAGCAGAATACGACGGTCGGTGATATCGGGTATGTGCAGGCTTTTCCTACAGGCACAACCTTCTCTGCATCGTTCAGCAACAATCGCGCCACGACGAACAGTCCGTTCAGCTACTTGAATCCAACATTGAATACGTACTATCACTTCGGTGTTCAACAGCAGTTGCTTGCCGGGTTCGGACTGGGACCGAATCTTCGCTTCCTGAGAATTGCAAAGAACAACCAACGCATCTCGGACGAAGCCTTCAGGCTGCAGGTTGTGACTACGGTGACGCAGATCGCAGATATGTACTGGGACCTTGTTGCGGCCTACGAGGATGAGCAGGTAAAGACGCGCTCACTTGAGTTTGCACAGCAGGCTCTGGATAGCGGACGTAAGCAGCTTGCGCTGCAGGCCATTCCAGCAATGGACGTGATGAAGGATGAGGCGGAGGTGGCAAGCCGTGAGCAGGACCTGACTATCGCGAAGACAACGCTTGAGTTTCAGGAGTTACTGATCAAGAATGCGCTTACGAAGAATCTGGATGATCCGATCCTGGAAGCGATGCCGGTGCGTCCAACGGACAAGAGCTCGGCTGGTGCGGACCAGACACAGGGGCTTGGCACCCTAGCTGTGGGACGACTTCGGACAGAGAACATCATTACGCGTGCGCTGCATGACCGACTGGAATTGGGTGAGTCAGACATTGACCTCGATAATCGGCGCCTGAGTCGCGATGCCGCTCGAAACGCGCTGCTGCCGACGGTGACTCTGACGGCATCGTATGCCGGTACAGGGCTGGCAGGTTTGCAGAATCCGGTGGCTGGGCTAACTTCTACAGCGCCGACGGGGTTCGGTGGTGCGGTTACGGATGCCTTCAACAACAGCGCTCCCGACTACTATGTGGGGTTGCAGGTGAATATTCCACTGCGGAACCGAGTGGCGAAGTCGGACCAGTATCGAGCGGAGTTGGAGACGCGCCAGTCGGAGCTGCGACAGCAGCAATTGCGGAAGCAGATCCGCATTGAGGTGCGGAACGCCCAGTATTCTCTGGAGCAGAGCGAAGCGAGAGTGACGTCTGCACGGAAGGGTCGCGATCTGGCTCAGAAGACCTTCGACATCACGGCTAAGGAGCAAGAGCTTGGAGCAGGCTCAAATTACCAGACACTGACAGCGCGCCGGGATTTGGCGGCATCGGAGTCGACGCTGGTTGCTGCACTGACTGCATACCAGAAAGCAAAGATTGAACTCGATCGGTCGGTGGGGTCTACGCTGGATGCGAACGATATTTCTATAGAATCGGCGAAGACTGGTATTGCGCCCGTGAGACAGTCGGGTGGCCAATAG
- a CDS encoding sigma-54-dependent transcriptional regulator has translation MTDEQRKDGGAANAESPCRLLIADDQAHILEALRLLLQPEGYRLEMVRSPALALDALRNDSFDGALIDLNYTRDTTSGQEGLDLVAQVRQIDAQLPIIVMTAWGNVDLAVEAMRRGASDFIQKPWENARLLSVLRTQLDLHRSQKRAQWLEAENRILRAAGTIDFIATAPAMRQVLDLMARVGPSDANVLITGEHGTGKEVVAQTLHRLSNRADRSLVAVNTGALPEGTFESELFGHVKGAFTDARTDRIGRFELANHGTLFLDEIANIPVRQQAKLLRVLESGELERVGSSKTQKVDVRVLSATNANLAAECAAGNFREDLLFRLNTVEIRLPALRERREDIPALAGHFLARYAVRYRRVIQGFEPAAMQVMMQFAWPGNVRELDHTVERAVLMARGERIEAADLGLSLNADMQRSGASNLEEMSLESVEAILIRKALARFSGNVSHAADALGLSRGTLYRRMEKYGL, from the coding sequence GTGACGGACGAGCAGCGGAAGGACGGGGGAGCGGCCAACGCGGAGAGTCCATGCCGACTGCTGATTGCGGATGATCAGGCTCATATTCTCGAGGCGCTACGGCTGCTTCTGCAGCCAGAGGGCTACCGATTGGAGATGGTGCGAAGTCCTGCGCTGGCACTTGATGCACTGAGGAACGACAGCTTCGATGGTGCCTTGATCGACCTGAACTATACGAGGGATACCACCTCTGGTCAGGAAGGTTTGGACTTGGTGGCGCAGGTTCGGCAAATAGATGCTCAACTGCCGATCATCGTAATGACGGCCTGGGGAAATGTTGATCTTGCTGTCGAAGCGATGAGACGTGGCGCGAGCGACTTCATCCAGAAGCCATGGGAGAATGCTCGCCTGCTGAGTGTTTTGCGCACCCAGCTTGACTTGCATCGGAGCCAGAAGAGAGCGCAGTGGCTTGAGGCTGAGAATCGCATTCTGAGGGCTGCGGGGACTATCGATTTTATTGCGACTGCGCCGGCGATGCGACAGGTCCTTGACCTGATGGCGCGGGTTGGTCCTTCTGATGCGAATGTGCTGATTACTGGCGAGCATGGGACAGGTAAGGAGGTCGTTGCACAGACGCTGCATCGGCTATCCAATCGGGCTGACCGATCGCTGGTGGCGGTGAATACAGGTGCGCTCCCGGAGGGTACCTTTGAGAGCGAGCTATTCGGCCATGTGAAGGGGGCGTTTACAGACGCTCGGACGGATCGGATCGGGCGCTTCGAGTTGGCAAACCACGGAACGCTTTTCCTGGATGAAATTGCGAACATACCTGTGAGGCAACAGGCAAAGCTGCTTCGAGTTCTGGAGTCAGGCGAACTGGAACGGGTTGGATCGTCGAAGACGCAGAAGGTCGATGTGCGCGTGCTTTCAGCGACGAATGCGAACCTTGCGGCAGAGTGTGCAGCGGGGAATTTTCGAGAAGACCTGCTATTTCGTTTGAACACGGTCGAGATACGTCTGCCAGCCTTGCGGGAGCGTCGAGAAGACATCCCTGCGCTTGCTGGTCACTTTCTCGCCCGATATGCGGTGCGCTACCGCAGGGTCATCCAAGGATTTGAGCCGGCAGCAATGCAAGTGATGATGCAATTTGCGTGGCCGGGGAACGTGCGGGAGTTGGACCATACGGTGGAACGAGCAGTCCTGATGGCGCGAGGAGAACGCATCGAAGCGGCAGATCTTGGACTGAGCTTGAACGCGGATATGCAACGGTCAGGCGCGAGTAATCTGGAGGAGATGAGCCTTGAGAGTGTCGAGGCTATTCTGATTCGGAAGGCGCTGGCGCGTTTCTCAGGCAACGTCAGCCATGCAGCGGATGCGCTGGGATTGAGCCGGGGCACACTCTACCGGCGCATGGAGAAGTATGGCCTTTGA